cattttttaaaaagtgacttGACTCAATCTGATTGAATggcttctgtttttgtgttatgtGCATCTACAGCTACTCTATTTACTGCTTTTgtgtgtattattattgttgctgttgttgcagcaTTGAGTAATTGTAAGATAATAACTGCTATGTTTTTTGGCACTATATGACAACGCTAAGTGATAATGATTTTTGAGTGCCAATATATGcattatatcattttttttcttccaggcTGCTTGTCGCAGATGGCTTGTAAACAAGTACATGCAAGAGACTCGGGTGGAGTATGAACAGATAGTGAGAGAGCTTGATGAAACTAATGATACTGTATACTGGCCAAAGAGACAGATTTGCCTTCCTTTGGTTAGAAAAGTGCCCAAGGAAAGCAGCAAGCCAAAACATGCTGTTGGTTTAGGTAGCAGCTGCAGTTTTCATCATGAGAAAGGAGTTAAAAAACAGATGTATGGCCAGGGTGAAAAGGTCAGATTTTTGCCACAGTCCAATGCCACAGAAGACAGAACACATGTAACAATCTCTAAAAGTCATTGTGAGGTGCAGACAGACTCACTACAAGTCACCTCACCTTTGGTAACTTCGGACAAAGTGGAAGGTGAGGCATCTGATTTGAAATCTCAGGAAAATCAGATGTTCAAGGAAATTGGTCTCCAAGTCACTTTTGATGGCAGACATCATGAATTGACTTGTCCAGGGAAACAGCAACATAAGGaggaaaaaagtggaaaagagACAACCACTTTCATTGATGAGAACAAAATATTCATGCCAAAAGAGGCCATTGATGCCAGTGGAAGACCTTCAAGAGTTGTACAATCTTCTGTACACTCTAATCTGACAGCTACTACATTACCAAGTCCAAAACCCCATTCTGTCACACATGAGACCATCACCCAAGGAAGGGTGTCAGATTGTTTCCATAGTGAACAGACCTCAGTATGGGATAGTAGCAACAGTGGCTGGCTGGATCCTGGAAATAAGGAGTTGAATTCTGTGCACAATTTTAAGAGTCCAGAAGTTTTCCTAGGTATCACTCAGCACAGCGAAGGTCACAGGCCTGAGATGAGCAAAAAAGAACTTTTACAGAGAAGGAAGAATGTTGCTATGGAACTGCTTTGGATGCAGCAGGCTATTATcagcagaaaaaatgtaagagGCTATTTTTTTAGCACTTTGCTGCTTTTTCAAATGATAATTCTTGCAGCAGCATCTAAGTGGTAAAAGCAATTTCAATTAATGCTGATAAATATTTGCCTTACAAAACTTCTCATGTGCAGATGTAGGGGTAGTTATGACACTGCAATGTTAAAGTATGACggctgtcattaaaaatgtatatagtGAATCAGTACAAAATGATAACATTAAACTTTATGTTCAGTGTGACAGTATATGTCAACTGTTATTTATGTTGATTCGTACAATGTCATTCATTACTTATAAAACACTACAGTTACTAATAACCTTAAACTGTTAGAAGTTTACATACTTTACATTATTGGACATACCTTTGTATTTAGTTAATGTTTATTAATGTGAGGATAAGCACATGCAggtgtatatgcatatattataagcttgtgtgtgtgcatgcccacacaaataaacagatgatTCAAATGCTTTAAAGTACATCAGACAGGAAAGGGATACAATTGGTGTGGTCATAATGGgcaaatttttcatttaaactaTGAAACTCACTGTCATGTGTTAAAAGGGAGTTAAGGACGCTGTCGGAAATACCTCTTCTAGTTAGCTCACTCACTGTGGTCCTGTGTTTTCCATGGTTTAAATGTGATTGTGTGCGCTTGATGAGAGCAATTATTAACAGCCTATAGTATATGTAACCTATATTTTTGGCTTGGTAATATGAGGTGCTTAAAGCCTGCCCACATGCTGGGGTTCTCGGTTATACAAGCATCCTGATGgtaataatgattattattcatGCTGTTTGTAATGGGCCAATGAGtttgacaaattttttaaaatttcttttcagtaTTTAAGGCTGAAATCCCAGATGAAGTAGATGCTTGGTGAAGACTGCAGCACTGCCAAACCTCAGGGATCTAGGTGGTACATACCAGAATAACCAAACTAGTGCATGAAAATTTCTGTATGCCAATAAAccaaagtttattttgtgtgttagGCAGCTCGTGCACCTTTATTTTAGTtctatatatattcatttatattgctgttttgttgttaaACAAAGGCCAAGATTTTGTAGGGTATATTCTGTTTTATaaagtgattattttaaaagattacattgaatttgtgtttctttcttgtatGATAATATTTCAGACAAGACAAAAAATTTGCTTTTCCCCCAGCATTGAATGTTTATGGCTCGGGTtcttgtgtgtttattttctaaaatataaatgaaatgctTATGCGTCTTTGGGTTTTACTCTTTAAAAAGTGTAGAAAATAATGAGAGCAAACCGAAGAGTTTAAATTCTTTAGATTGGCTCTATGTATGTAGATTTCCTAAGATTCTGTTTAGTTTGAGCTGAGGATTTGAAATAGCTTCATGCAAGACTCACACTGCATCACACAATCTGGTGCTGTTCCCCAGACAGGTAATAAAAATcacttaaaaaattttaaaaaaagcatggtAAAAAATTGACAAATCAGTTTTATTCTCTTGAagaataatacacattttaaaaaaagagatggaCATGGTTTTATAAGATATCTGAAACATTGAACACAGTTTCAGCAATGTAGCTGAAAATAGagtaatatattaaaaaatacttcataCTTGGTGCGCACATGTGAAAAAATTGCCCATTATGCTTTGTGCTTTAGTGTCTAATGCTTTGCACGTGAGCTCTAAGTCACTGATGCTCCTATTCAGAAAAGATAGGCAGAAATAGTAGGACAAAAGGATGGTAGATTTAAGAAAagaacatacaaaaatacatctCCTGTCATGCCTGCCTTCCAAATGaggaaaattatttaatataataaaactaatacaaataaagtcttcaaaaaaagaaaaaaaaaagaaaaaagaagtattttatggaccagtttttctgttttcagtcaCCTTTATGGTGtgaaaatgtgataaaactTGTATCAATCATTACATATGACTGCTTGaacaatacatttattaaacataGCGCTCTGTTGGCAGGGGGTTAATAGGATAAAGTTATCCCTTGCAATAAGCATTAGTGGCAGCATCACCAGATCATTAGCTTTCTAGAAATGAGGTAGAAATTAAGCATTTGATAGAAAGAGGTTTAAGAAAAAGCCATCCCGGAAAGAGATTTTCATCCTGTAGTTCTGTAGTTTTATTATCTGTATGAACTGTTAAGGATTTAAAGGGGTagataaaaatgcaaatgtagGAGTGCAGGTGTGCTGATATGCTAGCTAGTTGTCACCGGTACATCAACAAAGGCAGATCAATAACAAGGTCATAGCTGCATGGACAGGACCCTTAGTcccctcctttttttcaaactcctGAACTGCTTATCTGTTAACTAAATGCACAGATAGTCATAGCTAGATACCTACTCGACATTTATGTCATGATttgtcttaataataataagaataaagagCATATAAGTGATATAAAAGGTGTGATTAGGTAATCCAATATCAATAGTTTAGTTTTTAATGACAGATGAGCAGGTGATAAACACATTGTCTACCCGTGTAGCACCTCCAAGAAATAAATTTAGGGAAAAGGTCCCAGAAAGTTTTCAGTGGTAACATTTGTTAGATTTACGATGATTTCCATCTTTTAATTTGGATAATAAATTCTCTTGAACTAGCACGTCACAGCTTTTGCTCTTATTTAGGGAAATCAATCAGGCCAACAACGCTGCCCAtcattaaagtaaaataaaagcataataaGCAGACTCTGATCTCATCTGCTCTCTTCACTGGCCTACCTTTATTGTAGaatttatcaaaagaaaaaaagcttcctCTTCACTATTTTGCTGCTTTGCTTTCAACCCAACTCCGTTGATATCTATTTTTCCCATGACTACTCTGACTTTCATCACATATTCATTCCATTGATAGAAAGCACAGTCAAAATGCATTTTCCAGTACTACAGCTAAAAGTGCTTCAGGAAGAGCAGGTTATGGAATTGTATAGATGGCAAACAGATCTGCTTATTAAGTTCAAAGCCTTAGTTACCTTTTAATCTGAGAGGTTATATTCCTTGActggaataaataaatggtaAGCACTACTACCACCCACCTTCAGTACAATGACACAATTTAAAGAGTTGTCAACAGCTGCATAGGTCTTCCAAGTTTAATGTTAATGAGAATTTGAATTTGGTAGTGTCTGTAGGCTGCCTGCAGCTGCTTCCAGAGAGTCTGCCAAGTATCGCATAAAGCGGTGTACATCCTTGAAGGAACAATACAAGGGGGCAGGGGAGACACGAATGACACGGGGCAGACGTTTGTCACACTGaaatataaagtttttaaacatttactgatGCACAACTTAGGATAACCTTTATATTCTCTAATAAGCCCAAACAGTATGGTGATAATTTTAACTGATCATTatctacatttaaaataaactaactcattttttcaaaaagatgCTTTGTTTTGGGGAGTGATGTTCCCATTCAGAAAAAAGGCATAAATCTTTGAGTCCGACTAAGTTTCTAATCTCTGTGTCTGagaaatgtgatttctgcagaatACTACAACACCCTATTATACTCCTGTTACATAGGAGATGCAATGGGTAAAGTACCCTTTACTGGCTTCTAAGCTACAGTTTATAACAGAGAACACCCGGTTCGCACCATACCGAGATAGCTGTCTAAAAGgcatactcagcatgcgacaaAAGCTGTCCATCAGGAGTATCTGAGTATGCCTTTTAGACAGCTATCTCTGTGTACTTGGTATGGTGCGAATCGGGTGCAGAGAAAACTGACTTACCACTACACCCCGTTTGGATAGTTCTGCGATAACAATGTGCAAATCAATGCTGAATGCCAATGACAACTGAGCACCACGCTGTTTGGGGTCTGATGGAGTTAAAATTTCAACATATATGCAGCCAGAATCTCCACTTGCAGTTATAGTTTCACTGGCTATaggttttttatattttctgttaacaAGTAGCTCCAGGTAACCTGTAAGCAGGCGGGACTTTGCAACAAGATCTTTCATACTTGTCTTGGCAAAcacctgaaaaatattaatgacaaaaactatcttttttataaaatgattcaAAATTAATATACATAACATGCAAAAACTGGTTGTGCAATGTTAACTCTGAAAGTGCCACGTACATACACCTAGCAGCAACCTTAGAGTTCCTTGAAACAGCATTGTATGTACAAATCCTTGTTATTTTGTGGCGTTAACCATAGTTATTCATGTCGATCACTTTCAGACAGGTTGGACCCTAAGGGTTACCTACCTCTAAGCTTGCCTTGATAGGTGCGACAAGAAACCCTGGAGGGTTACTGATACGATAACCATAGGCTCCTGGGCTTATCACCAtctctgaaaattaaaaaatctcatttagCTGTCAAAAAAGACAGTTAACAaccttcaaatttttttcagatccaGTAAAAGGACTAATTTCTCTCatccttccttctttcccttTATTTGCAGGGTGCTCATGAAAGTCACTTTATTCTAACAGATTACACTCTCTGCTTTAATTTTGTGATAGCAATGGACAACTGCAGCAGTCAGGTAATGCTGAATGTGGAACAACACACTTTGGACTACAGCATTCTTTGACAATTTTCTAATCAGATAAACATAGACAAGGCATAGGTAGGCATTTCTGAGCAAAAAATTTTCTCAGCCCTAAACTGACCATTGTCCATGTTAAAGCGAGTAGCCATGTCATGGCCCCACCATCCTAAAAGTTTGGGGAAGTCATTGTGCCGATGTCGCTCATGGATGAAGAATCCTGCCAGACTCCCAGCGCTGCTGTTTATGTACTGAAGCAAAAGACACGTTTAATGGTGAGGCAACACTGCTAAACAAGGCTACAAGCTGCACAAGTATACGGATTCTGTCACTACACAGACGAGAGGTAAAGGATGACACACCTTGTAGCTGCACCAGCAGGCAAAGTCAACATTCCAGTCATGAAGAAACAACTCAACATTTCCTGCAGCATGAGCCAAGTCCCACCCAACATAACAGCCCTGCATCAAACACAATTTTGTAAATGGTAAGTCTTCTatcaaaaacacaattttatcattaaaaaaaaaaaaggtaaaattcTTGCAACAAATATCTAATGTTATTTCAGTAAACTTTATATGatggtacaaaaaaaaaaaaaaaaaaccaggcctgaaaatgtaatgtttattaATACATGTATAATTAACTTTATAAATATCTTGGAAGCATATATGCCTGGCAAAAGTTTTATCACTCCTTAGAAAAATACAAGATGTACCATTAATTCTATGTGTCAGATTAAAATTTCATAATTCCATGCTG
This window of the Pomacea canaliculata isolate SZHN2017 linkage group LG4, ASM307304v1, whole genome shotgun sequence genome carries:
- the LOC112562074 gene encoding uncharacterized protein LOC112562074, encoding MAADGDVLSCALEDINYAALIKLQAACRRWLVNKYMQETRVEYEQIVRELDETNDTVYWPKRQICLPLVRKVPKESSKPKHAVGLGSSCSFHHEKGVKKQMYGQGEKVRFLPQSNATEDRTHVTISKSHCEVQTDSLQVTSPLVTSDKVEGEASDLKSQENQMFKEIGLQVTFDGRHHELTCPGKQQHKEEKSGKETTTFIDENKIFMPKEAIDASGRPSRVVQSSVHSNLTATTLPSPKPHSVTHETITQGRVSDCFHSEQTSVWDSSNSGWLDPGNKELNSVHNFKSPEVFLGITQHSEGHRPEMSKKELLQRRKNVAMELLWMQQAIISRKNYLRLKSQMK